TCGGTTTTGAAACCGCTCTTCGCATATTGCGAAATATCCAAAACAGAATCTTGAACGGTAATGGAAATGCCCGAAGCCGAATCGGTCACAGCCACCGAATCTTCGGCGTGAGTGGGAATCTTAAACAAATTGCCGTCGAACCAAGGACCGCCAAAATTGGAAACGCCGTAAATGTTTCCGCCCGCGACGACAGGAAAATCATTGTAGAAGGCTTCTTCCGTCCATTTTTTCCCGTTGACGAGAACGCCTAAACTTTCTTCTTGTTTTTTATAATGCGCTGTAATTTCATTTTTCCATTCGGCGTAAAGCGAATCTTCATCGATGCCGATGACTTTTTGAAGCGCTCCCGAAAGGGTCACGCGGTAAGGCTTTGAAAGTTCAAACCAAATATCGGGAACAGCTTGCTCTCCATATTTTTCGTGAATGTAGCGCACAAGGGAAAATCCTTGCGTGTAAGGGCCGAGTTCTGCATCGAGAGAATTGTCCGCGAAATCGTGCATGTAATTGAGCTCGAGTAAATTATCGTTGAGCGCTGCGATACGGAGCAGCATATCGCGATGACTATCCCAACTATCAAATCCCATACGAGCCGATTCAAATTGCGCCGTTCCTTCGGCAAGCCAAAGCGGTTGTAATGTAAAAGGCAAAACGACCGAAGCATTTTGATTATTTCGTTCGTTATAATAATCGATGTAGGAAACTTGTAAACCGTAAAGGAAGTGGGGAAGTTTGCTTCCGCTTTCGATGCTCACCAAATGCGAAAATTCATGGGTCACAACATCGGTTACCCAAGGATGCGTACTGCGGATTTTAAAATCCCAATTCGAAAGAAATAAATTGACCGCATTTTCATTGGGAACCGCGGAACCGTTTGCGTATAACGCATTTTGAATCGAGACATCGATGCGCAAAGGCATTTCAATATGATACCGCGAAACGATGGAATCGTAAACCGCTTCCGCAGCCGAGGCAACGCGCCCTGCGTGGGTGCTATATTCTGCAGGATAAATGTAATTGAAATGCTCCGACGCCGAAGTTTTCCAACGAATATCGCTGTTATTTCCCGAAAAAGAAATTTCCGCCGCCGCAGAAATTCCGCAAAAAAAACACAAGAATAAGAAAAGATGAAATTTCACGAAAACAATTTAGAAAATTAGGAATGAGGAGTTAGGAATGAGAAATGGAGATGATGGCGCGGCTTCGCTGCGCGGGGAATGCGACAGAAATAGTGGTTAGTGGTCAGTGCGCAGTGCTCAGAGGTCGGAAATTTGCAAAATTTTATCTCCGGAGTTTTGATGGAATAATTTTTCATGTAAAATGTTATCTCCGGAATCCCGACGGACAAATTTTGCGTGCAAAATGTTATCTCCGGAATCCCGACGGTCAAATTTTGCATCAAAATAATGCCCCAAATTTTCAAACGGACAAATTTTGAATTCAAAACTTCGCACAAATGATCTTAGAGCTTAGAGATTTCTAAGATCTAAGTTCTAAGCTCTAAGTTCTAAAAACCCTGCGCTCCAAATTTCTCACTTCTTAAATTTTTTGTGAATCTCGGAGAGCGGTAAACGCATCAGCGTGGGGCGGCCGCTTGGCGAACTCATCGGATCTTGAGTCGTGAGAAGCGATGCCATCAAATGCGTCATTTCTTCGGTCGAAAGTTTATCGCCCGCTTGAATCGCATTATTTTTTGCCCACGCTTTCGCTAAAATTTCGTGCGAAGGATTTTCCAAAGTTTCGCCTTCGATTGCCGCAGAAACGAGCCCGCGGAGCGCTTCGACAGAACGGGAGAACGGAAGATCGCGGGGAGTTCCGCGCAGCTGATAAGTATTCTTTCCGAATAATTCCAAATGAAAACCTAAAATGTCGAGAGTCGGCAGTAACTGCGGAATAAAGCTCGCTTCGGCTGCGGTAAAATCGACGATTTCGGGGAATAAAAGTTCTTGGCTTTCGAGCGCAGATTCTTGGGCGAGTGAATTCATCGCTTGCTCAAAAAGGATGCGTTGGTGCGCTGCATTTTGGTCGATGAGCAAAAGTCCTTCGCTGTCTTCGCAGACGAGGTAAGTGTTTGCGAGCTGGAAAAATTGCGGAGGCGTCGTCTTGTCCATCCGAGTGGGCGGACGCAAATTCTGCGGCGTAAGCGGAATAATGTTTCCGTTTTCGGGGAGAGAAAATAAATCTTGAATAATGTCGTCGGGATCGTCGTTGCGAAATTTTTTGCGCGGCTCTTCCACTTCTTTTGAAGCATTTTTTGTTGCGCTCAGAGCGGGAGAATTGCTCCCGAATGAATTTGAAAACGATTGCGACTTCGCCGAATAATTTGGCGCAGAAAAATTTTCTTCCGGTTCTGCGGAAGCTTGATTTGAAATCGGAAAACTCCGCATCGGTTCAAAATTTTTAATGCCGATACCCGAATCATTTGCCGATGAATTTGTGCTAAACGAATTCACCGAAGCCGAAGAAATATCTTCGAGGCGAATCGTCGGATGATTTTCGTCGGGCTTTTGGAATGCGTCGCGGACAGCGTGATGCACCGCTAAGAACACATCGTTTTCATTGGCAAATCGGACTTCGCGCTTCGTCGGGTGCACGTTGACATCGACTGCGACATCGGACATTTCTAAGAATAAAACCGCAATCGGTGCGCTGCTATTGCCGTAAGGTTCGTAGGCGCGGTTCACCGCTTTCGTCATCACCGGATTCCAAATCGGACGTTTCTGCACATAAAAATAAAGCTTGCTGCGTTTATTTTTTTGTTCGCCGGGCGGGACGACAAATCCCGAAACGCGGATGCCCGCTTCTTCGTAATCGACGGGAATCATCGAACGCGCAATTCCTGCGCCGAGGGCTTCTGCAATGCGGCTCCGCAAATCGTTTCCATCGACCGCGGTAAATGTATCGCGACCGTTGGATTTGTAATCGATGCGCACATTCGGATTAGCAATCGCAAGGCGCGTCACCGTATCCAAAATGCGGGAAGCTTCGAGAGTTTCGCTCCCGAGAAAAGTCTTGCGAACCGGCGCATTAAAAAAGAGATCTTCGATGAGAAAAGTCGTGCCGCGGGGTGAAGCGTCTTGGAATTTTTTTTCCACCGTTCCGCCACTTAAACGAATGGCGTTTGCTTCGCTTGCGTCTTCGGTGCGGCTCGTAATCGTGAGCTTCGAAACCGCAGCAATGGAGGCAACGGCTTCGCCGCGGAATCCGTTTGTCGCCAAGTGAAATAAGTCTTCTGCCGAGGTGAGCTTTGACGTCGTATGCGGCAGATAGCAGAGATTTAAATCGGCTTCGGACATTCCGCAGCCGTTATCGCGAATGAGAATTGACTTCTTCCCACCCTCTAAAATTTGAATTTCAATCCGAGAAGCTCCTGCGTCCAAGGCGTTTTCCATCAGCTCTTTGACGACCGAAGCAGGGCGTTCCACCACCTCTCCAGCAGCAATTTGATTGACAACATCCTCGGGAAGGGCATGAATTCGGGAATTTTCCATACAAAACAATATAGAAAAGTCAAAAAACAGTACAAATTTTGCCAAAAGTTTGGTATATTGATAGACAAAAGAACCTTAAACAAGTAAATTAGGCATATGCAAGCTACTGACAACAAAATTCCTAATGTCTTTTTGAAATTGGCTTATAGCGAACTGCTTCTCTCCTTCCGGACAGAAGAATTGGTGCCACTAGTTCAAAATGCGAGCATCTCGAGCCGCAAATTGATTGAAAATGCGTGGCAAGAAGATGAAATGGTCAATGCCGAAGATAACGCATTGATTATCGCAGGCTTTTCGAATTGGCTCCTTTCAAAGGGCGTTAATTTGGACGAATTTGCCAATCGCATGTTTGAAAAGGTCGGCCACTTAAATTCTGTGCCGAAACGCGCACTGCTCCGTTCTTATTTGCCGTATATCCGTGACTTTTACGAGATGAAAGATCAGCGCCAGGGCATTCTCCGCTTGATTGAAAAGCGCAATATGTTCCGCGAAAATTTGATCTACGTCGAAGGCGAAATCGAAAACGATCGCCATCACGATTTCTTGGTCGGCAGCGGAAATCAAATCAATCATCCGATGGCGATTTATTCCAACTGGCTTCTCCGCTTTATTCAAACCGGACCGTGCCTGCTGGATCTTCCTGCTTTTGAAAATCTCAGCATTTACGCTTGCGAACATACCGCCGAAGAAGCTTTGCTCGGTCGCTTGGCTGGCAACTTGGACGGTGAGACATTCTATGTCAGCGGTATCGCAGTGGGTAAATTGGTCAAGTTTGCCGAATGCATCGAAAAGCATCCGATGAAGCATGACCTTTCGCAGTTTGCCGATAAGCTCTGCGTGCGTTTGGATACCGATGTGATCGATACATTCACCGGAACGCATTTGCTTTATAAGGATCGCTATTACGGAGCTCCGGTTGCGATGGCTGAATTCGTTTACGCGAAGGACATCAGCACAAAGGATCCGTTTGCAAATTTGATTTCTTCTCTTGTTCAAGAAGAATACAACGTATGGCCGCCAGTGCAAAAAGCGCACGATGAACTTTTGCACAAGATCAATCACGTTGCAGAAATCATTTACTACGAAGCGGATGATTCGATTTCGGTCAACGGCAAGCATTTGATGCGCAATGTGCCGGCTCGCATTCTTCGCAATGTTCTTCGCGAATACACGAAGACCGGTCGTGAAGAATTCGAAAACCGCGAATTTAAGCGTGATCCGGAAATTTGCATTGATCCGGTGAACCCGAACTTCGAAAGCCGTTTGAACCGCGTCGTCGATCACTTGGCAAAGGTTTCGGAAGTGATGAATTTGAATCGTCACCGCCGCGGAGGTTTCCGCTTCGAACCGCATTGTCACATCGACTTCCACGAAGAACCGGCTGCGATTCGCAAACCGAAAAATAAGCAATAAATAACGCGGATTTTTTGGGATTTCTTCTATATTTGATAGTGAAATTAGGCGGAAAGGTAAATCCTCTAACAACTCTATCATTGCTCCCCTCCTGGTAAGTTCGGGGTTCGATCCGCCACTTTTTTAAGGTCCTGCGAAATTTCGCAGGACTTTTTGTATTTTATTTTTCAAAATTTTCTGCGGGCATTTTCTCGTAGCACTTGCCGCGAATTCTTTTTTCTCTTCTTTTTTTGAATTGCTAATTTATGGCTATGCGTCGTTCCCTTTTTTTGCTTTTATTTTTTGCGGTCGCGGCGATGGCTGCAACCGATTCTCTTTCGACGGTAACACCGGCGGATTCTAATTTGAATGCAGTCGTTGCGGATTCGGCAAAAGTTTCGATGGAATTGACCGCTGCGGATTCTATCGTGGTGGATTCTGTGGCAAAGGATTCTCCAAAATCCGATTCGTTGGTGGCGAAAATTCCGTCGACAGATACCGCAAAAACGGTTGCGGAAAATGCTCCGCAGAGTATTGAACAAGCGATTTTAGCGGAACCGATTCCGAATGATGAAATGATTC
The nucleotide sequence above comes from Hallerella porci. Encoded proteins:
- the mutL gene encoding DNA mismatch repair endonuclease MutL; the encoded protein is MENSRIHALPEDVVNQIAAGEVVERPASVVKELMENALDAGASRIEIQILEGGKKSILIRDNGCGMSEADLNLCYLPHTTSKLTSAEDLFHLATNGFRGEAVASIAAVSKLTITSRTEDASEANAIRLSGGTVEKKFQDASPRGTTFLIEDLFFNAPVRKTFLGSETLEASRILDTVTRLAIANPNVRIDYKSNGRDTFTAVDGNDLRSRIAEALGAGIARSMIPVDYEEAGIRVSGFVVPPGEQKNKRSKLYFYVQKRPIWNPVMTKAVNRAYEPYGNSSAPIAVLFLEMSDVAVDVNVHPTKREVRFANENDVFLAVHHAVRDAFQKPDENHPTIRLEDISSASVNSFSTNSSANDSGIGIKNFEPMRSFPISNQASAEPEENFSAPNYSAKSQSFSNSFGSNSPALSATKNASKEVEEPRKKFRNDDPDDIIQDLFSLPENGNIIPLTPQNLRPPTRMDKTTPPQFFQLANTYLVCEDSEGLLLIDQNAAHQRILFEQAMNSLAQESALESQELLFPEIVDFTAAEASFIPQLLPTLDILGFHLELFGKNTYQLRGTPRDLPFSRSVEALRGLVSAAIEGETLENPSHEILAKAWAKNNAIQAGDKLSTEEMTHLMASLLTTQDPMSSPSGRPTLMRLPLSEIHKKFKK